In the Glycine max cultivar Williams 82 chromosome 6, Glycine_max_v4.0, whole genome shotgun sequence genome, aaaaaaatgaatatttatctaaaaatgttattatttattttcacaataaacactaaaaaatataaataacatattttgtcaaataaaaaagataaatattattttatagtgaAATCcccttgataaaaataataacccaATATATctgaaaatgattaaattaaaaataatagggGGGTCAAGACCCCAAATATGTGAGTAGATATATCCATGTATTGGACTAGTTGAACTTGTTCTCAAAAACATTTAAATCGATAAGTCTTTTTTATCGATTTAAAAGAAGCGAGGTTATTTTATTCTCCTAACTTTTCCTATTCCTTTGATATTACAAAACCTGTGATCTATTGTATTGTTGTAAAGTTCTAGAAATTTGTCaaggataatttaatttattatcaaatcaATGTAATCAACAATAATAGTACAAACATGGATATAATTTCATTAATCAAACCCTAAAACTCTAACTTCTTGAAATATAAACATCTTTAAAACATGAATTTATCTTTTACAACATTAATTAATACCACATACaatcttttttataagaaaaaaaatgatgtgcAAAAGGAGCCAAAGGTAGTAACAACTAACACTAAAATCGAGTATATTGATTAAATCATCATGTGACTGTTTGATTTTAGTTTCAAAATCCATTCTTGTGATTCTTTCAAGTTGATTTTAAATAGGCTGAAGTTCTAAACTCTCTTTAAAGCAAGATAAACTCAAGAAACCACAACAACACATATAACAAACTTCAAGTCTTCACTTGAAGTGTGAATTCTTAATCAGAATATTATCATATTGTCATCTTCATTTCACCttcacttaatcattgttatcttTCACATTCTCACTATTTTTTAAGATGACAAACTGACAAACAATTGATGACACTTGTGATGATAAAccctcacaaaaaaaaaaaaaaactagtgatgataaacaactaaaataaaacttgacATGTGTTTCTGCTTTTACACAAagcaaaaacatgaaaaacaaattatacatttCTCCCCCTTtatacatgataaaaaaaaaggtataaaatcATTAATAGCAAATGCCAAACGTTATGTTAACTCCGGAGAAATATTCACTCAATATACTAAATTCCAAGCAAGTTTTGCCATTCAACAAGATATTTCATAAAACAACCATAAAATCCAATATTTCAACtattcatgaaaatcaaaagATAGAGTATATCATAGCCACACATTATTCAAAcgacattaaaattaaattcatccaAAACAGAAAAGCTGAAACAAACTAAGCATAGAAACCTAAGCCAACTAAACATTATCTTGAGTCTTCTTCCCTATCTCATCCAAGCAAAGACTAAAACGAGCAAAGTTCATCTGATTTTTGTCTTGATGTACCTACTGCAACTCAGACAGGCTCTTCAATCCTGTATAGAtgtaaaatataacataaataagTTCAAATGTTCAACAATGCATGCCTAAAAAGAACCATCCAATTTTATGACTATTCGATGCTTAGATTAGCTATTCTAAACTCATACACCAAAATAAAAcgcagtttctttttttattaacggGCATCAAGGCTATCTAAAGACGTAAGCAACTGCTAGAAATGCATGGATTTTGTGTCTATAAATTCTAAGAAGCATAATTCATAGATTAAAGTTGATAATACCAACTCTAGAACAAAAGATGGCCTCACCCTTTTGCCTTCGATAACCTGTTCATCACCGGTATTCGGGGGTGCATCTGACCTAGAGCTGCAAACAAAATCAGCAACGTTTCACCATTGGATTTCAGTAGAAAGTTTTGCATTGCATATATCTTATTTCTATCCTATTTTGAAGACAGTATAGAACCATTGCTCTAAAATTTATGCAGCATCAAACGCAGGATCTACACCATACATTTATGAAGTGTAAAAATTCCTTACCACTCAATAcaacaagatatttttaattcataaatttttggaaagtattaaaagagaaatgatagttattatttcaaatattgCTACTCGTCACAAATATTAACTAACCAAATTCCACAAGATGAATAAGATTCGATTCTGAAGAGAACATGTTTGTCAAACAAATGATAGGAGATATTAATGATGATGTAACATCACATTGAGTCATTGACAATAGGTAATTCGAGATAAAAGGGTATCATCCAAATCAACAATTTCAAGGTTCAGAATGACACTTTTCATATTCCAAAAGAGAGGAAGAATTGCTAAAATTACTGCATAAGGGTCGCTACATAGTCCTATAAATTgccaatttaatataattaccaTCGTAGCAGATTCTCATTCTAGCAAAGCTAGAGTTGGAGTAAGAGCTTTAGACAAACAATCTTGAATTGTATCTCAACGCATGCAAGCTATTTAAATGGGAGTCAGTACATGTGCATATTGGCATACATTATGCAATCTTAGAACTTTATCAATTCCCATTTGTAATACCTGTGCATTACACtaacaaaattcaaatcattTCCATTTAGACTAGAAAACTATAACTAAAACATGAGATATAGAAGACCAATAGCTTTTCAGAAAAGTGAAAATGGAAAGAATAAAGTGAAAATCCCAAAACAGAATACAGATTGTCTTATTCCATACATGATATCTATAATGTCACGGCATAAACAGAAAATAGATTTTTGTTAACTAACTGACGAATAAACTCCAAGTGATATATCTTGTAAATCCATAGTGCACAGATAATTTAGAAATGTACTACAGAATGCATTAATACAATACTTTGGAAACTATAGAAGTTATCACCATCAGCTATGGAACAATACCCCATATCATAAGAAGCATTATTATCACTATTTTTCATGTATAGAAAAATGAATGAGttacaataatattaaattcaaatagaCAACTGCACTTATGAGTTTGGTTATACTCGTGAAAAtgtaaatttagttatatttcaACATTTGTAACATTTCCTAGAACATGATATTAGCAGTGACTATAAAGGAAAAGATAGTTGATTTTCATCTAGATTCTTTTAACACTTTGCACTTTGAACTATTTGTTTCTCATGTTTGCTCTTTTTCACTTTGTACAAGCATACCACCAATACAAAGTACAGACCGAAAGAAGTATCATACCCTATGGCATTGGAAATGTCTGAGGCAACGCTGGAGAAACCTTTGCCAATTTTCTTGTCAATCGCTACTGAATCCCCGGACAAGATGCTAGATTTGTCAGACTTCAAAGTTCTCTAGAAAGTATAGGTCGTCATTATATTAacatattgaataaaattgcTCAAGAATCAAGTTATCCTAAAACCAAAAGCGAGCTAGGCTACATTTAGAACAAAAAGATTCCAAGATAAGCAACACATACCTTTTGTGGGCTTGAATTATGTGCAACTCTGATTGCATCCTTCCCTAATTTTTTGTCACACATAGGACAAAGCTGATATATGAACATTGAAGGTGTCAATCAGATTTCAAAGTTCAATTATAACTTAATTACCTGACTGAAATGTTCAGAAACATTGTTTCATTCTTGCTTAGCTTTTAATAAAATGGTTGCCAGTTCACTTCATCCATATTCTTTATATTCAGATCAGAACATTACAACATATCAACcagatacaatttttttttgtttattgtcaTATACAACTATGCTCAAGAAGGAACTATAGTTTATAACTTATAACAGTTACTGGACAGTCTATCAATTAATCAAGAAAAGTAGGAGAAGGAAATAGTCTAGCGAAATGGTAAAACATATTCTGATGTTAGCAATAACTTCTGctacacaaaagaatttaaattcaaaatgtcATTCCATAATTTTTGGGTCATAGAAATGCACCTCTTCCAAGCAGATATGGGCCGAAGaaaattcaaactcaaaatcGCAGAAAGGACAACGAAAAAGAGATTTAGCATGTTGATCCTCATCAGTGTAATTGAACACTGAATAATTTCCTGTATGGTTTAAAAGGGATCTGCATCAGTAAGCTAATTTTGCCACAATAACTCCATTCTAAATGACATAAAAGGCACATctagaaagaaaagagtaaTAGGCAAAATAGATGAGTTGTATGTTATGCACTGCTACAAATGCACAAGCTCCCAAAATATGAAGAAGGAAAAGGCACGGTGCAAGGTTCTCTTATGCTCTTAATGGTATGTTTGTGTGTAAGCAGGGGAAGATTGAGGGTAGAGAATAGGAGGCTAAAAAATAAgcctttttttccttatttggattcttaaaatcaattctatAACAAGGTTAAATTACTCAGGACAGCCCTAGGCTAAAGGTAAAACTATAAGATCAAATCTATCTAACAAAATACCAAATATCAAGGCATTCATGCACAAGAATATTGATAGATCAGAACCTTTTAACCAGGCTATATGTTTAAAgcactaacatttttttttatacttttggtATGCCcctatcaagaaaaaaaaacaaaaaagagagaaaactttcACATAagaacaatataaaattaaaagaaataaataaacaaatatttcacCTCCATCAGACTTGAGATCATCTGCATCCACCCCAATACCATATATTGAAGACCCCCAAGTTCTTGGACTACTGTTGGTCAGTTCCAACTTCAATTGCTTGTCCAGTTTCCTCCTTAAGGCAAGGGCTTGAGGCTTCTCCTTCGTCATATTCTCCAATGAACTCAATCTACTCCACCAAAgaaactttttttcttatggGTTTGAAGGCAAATATGAAGGACTATTTATATGCAAAAAATATTTCAGAATGAGTGGAGTTTCCCCCAGTGTAGTTTTTCAAACTTCCCATAAATAGAACCCCTGATATCATTAAATTGCtgattaaatttatcataaaataatttgatcacCATCAATGCCTAACTAAATCTTGGTTGTCCCTTGCATCAACCGTGGAATTGCATAGACTGACTCCAACCGAATCGGTTACATGCAAAATGATTGTTCAGTTGGAACAAACAAAGTCAATGGTCAATGTCAAAATAAAGATTcaattcaaaagaagaaaattttcaaatttaactgtTTCATATGAATAGTTGAATACCAAGACTGAACACAGCCtgtttccatgtgggggatataTGCCTTTTATTCAGTTCAACAAAATGTCCAATGTAATTGCAATGCAACCCAAATgccttcttcctcttttctttttttcctcagTTGTATCCAACAGGGAAAAAGGCAACCCTATAGGATTTCATTTTCACATCAAAAGAAAGatgaacagaaaaagaaaaaaaaaccatggCTCAAGGGAAATAAACAACACACAAACACAGAAGTGCAACAGTGAAAAACAGAAAGTGAAAATGAGTATAGAGTACCAGAGTGAAGGCGAGAAGGTTGGAGACAAGAGAAGTGATGATTGGTGGAATGAATAGTGGAAGCCCTGAAGTCTGAAACATTGTGGGTGTTGTCCAACCTCGGAATTTTCATACTGTTACCGTGCGATGTAGTTTCGGGGTTATTtatgtttatcaattattaccCCTTGTTTTCCGTGAAATGCAATTCATTATGTATTGTTTCCATTAAACTATGATTCGTGCACCAAGTAGCAGTTTTCTCAGGACAATTtctggattttcttcatggcatttatgtattttttttttaggtacCGTTTAGAgcggaaaaaaataaaaagaaaaatttaaaattttgaattaaaataaaatataaaagtgtgaGTTACatctcatttatttctttttttatggtcTTTTTCTCTTAAGTTAATCGAGCcttaaaatattacatatttctaatctcaaaattatttgataattgttttttagaGAATAAAGTGAGTGAAGTGATTTCCTTTGAAGGATTGATTTGTTAGgtgtttattacattttttttagaaaggtGTTTATTACATACACATTATATTTTGTGATCTCTTAGatattcaaacaattttttattgtgttcATAAGTCTATAGTACAAAAgttgtaacaaaaataaatattaaagtaaTACATGCacactattaaatattttaaattagttaaagaaatgtaaatattaaagcttttttatttttttaaatattttctttttattcatgaATACATATTAAAAAGCTTTATAATAACATTGGAAATGCAGATGGATTTTGGATATTTctggaaaatatgtttttcaatcTGTTGTTTCTAATTAACTTCATGtctaacacttaataaaaaaattgttttacatGCCTTAAGAATCTAGTGTTCGAAATCTTTtgtaagataaaaatagaagtatTGAAACTTGCAGAGAATTAGAAAGATGGAAATTGAaacttcaaattcaaaaaagaaGGCTTATATGTATAGACTtacaatcaatataaaattcctaaacaaTTTCATCTGTCACTATATTTATTTGAGACTAAATTaactaacaacaacaaaacataaaaaataaaatctgcaGCAGttgcaaaaattaatttattcaagaattaagtttcaaacaacacaaaatcTGTTAACTCCAACAAAGCCTGACCATTAGCCCACAAGACCACAGGTACATTTTGCCTTTCCATATACAAACATTAAATCATACCATGAAAGAAATTCTAAACAAACATTgaatactttattaatttttttaaaaaaatctaaattatgCTCATTACTAGTATAAAAAACTATCATCATAAGATACTTTAGAACACAAAAATGGTTAATCAAATGATTTAGCATATGCAATTAGTCTATCACTCACTACTGATTCTTCTTTGTCTCTTACCTCTATCATTTCATTTCTTCCCTTTAATCTTCTCACCTATTACTATCTACAAAGGTTGTGATGTGCTACAAATATAGAGCATTACCAGTTTACTTGAATTCTTCACTTGAAATGGTCCAAACAGTTCATTTGATTGTGGCACGTATGTCTCACTTCCGATTCGCACAAAAAATCTAAGCTTACAACTTTTATTCCTCAAAGTTACAACGGGTCGTATGAAATTAGTATAGATCAAGCACAGTGAACTGAAggaattgtaaatttttataggcttaattataattttagttttctattttggtctttcctttttattttttcgtgATTTTAGTATtcatatcttaaaaaattataattataatttaatctctaattttaggtatatttttttcttttatccttttttattttaattaattttttttaataatattttaaatgaatatgttaaTTAAGTCTAGGATTTAATtgatctaaaatataaaaaaaaaaaatcaggactAAACAGTATactaaaattgtgattttttaaaaacatgttgACTAAAATCacacaacaaaagtaaaaggaaGAATAAATTCATGATTAGAAactatcaaaattataatttattagtgATTTCTATTCTATTTTCATTAAGCCCAGGACATCTCCGTAACAGCAAGACTAAGAATTTTAACAAGAGTCATGCATTGTCTGCATCAATTatagaatcaaaatatttttttaaaaatagatatcaataaaataaaatgagtaagttttacataaaattaaaattcattttaaatataaaaaaaattg is a window encoding:
- the LOC100794482 gene encoding uncharacterized protein isoform X2 — protein: MTKEKPQALALRRKLDKQLKLELTNSSPRTWGSSIYGIGVDADDLKSDGGNYSVFNYTDEDQHAKSLFRCPFCDFEFEFSSAHICLEELCPMCDKKLGKDAIRVAHNSSPQKSDKSSILSGDSVAIDKKIGKGFSSVASDISNAIGSRSDAPPNTGDEQVIEGKRD
- the LOC100794482 gene encoding uncharacterized protein isoform X1; translated protein: MTKEKPQALALRRKLDKQLKLELTNSSPRTWGSSIYGIGVDADDLKSDGGNYSVFNYTDEDQHAKSLFRCPFCDFEFEFSSAHICLEELCPMCDKKLGKDAIRVAHNSSPQKRTLKSDKSSILSGDSVAIDKKIGKGFSSVASDISNAIGSRSDAPPNTGDEQVIEGKRD